From the genome of Gammaproteobacteria bacterium, one region includes:
- a CDS encoding lysophospholipid acyltransferase family protein, producing MLRTGWVALAAIATTGYYAAIILFTSVVPAWRHRRCGHWAQGWSAVLLRAAGVTVTSTGLDRVDPRRSQIVVSNHQSWFDVLALFATFPTSLRFVAKEELRSVPVFGKAILRCGHIAIDRRNRHSAIESLQRAARRLRERTLHVVMFAEGTRSPTGELQPFKKGAFVLALETRTPVLPVAVVGSRAVMPKHSYAIRSGEIEVRVGEPIEVGDLTASDRNALRDRARQAVADLMSGPSPGQANGALALPLAPAAPATGPDVKEEQPCPRSRK from the coding sequence ATGCTTCGGACGGGATGGGTGGCGCTGGCGGCGATCGCGACGACGGGCTACTACGCCGCGATCATTCTGTTCACCTCCGTGGTCCCCGCCTGGCGCCACCGGCGGTGCGGACACTGGGCGCAGGGCTGGTCCGCCGTCCTGTTGCGTGCCGCGGGTGTGACCGTCACCTCGACCGGGCTCGACCGGGTCGATCCCCGGCGCTCGCAGATCGTGGTTTCCAACCACCAATCCTGGTTCGACGTCCTCGCGCTCTTCGCCACCTTCCCCACCTCCCTGCGCTTCGTGGCCAAAGAGGAGCTGCGCTCGGTCCCGGTCTTCGGCAAGGCGATTCTGCGCTGCGGCCATATCGCCATCGACCGCCGCAACCGCCACAGCGCGATCGAGTCGCTGCAACGGGCGGCCCGGCGGCTGCGCGAGCGCACCCTTCACGTCGTCATGTTCGCGGAAGGCACGCGGTCGCCCACCGGGGAGCTCCAGCCCTTCAAGAAGGGCGCCTTCGTGCTGGCCCTCGAGACGCGGACGCCGGTTCTGCCGGTTGCGGTCGTGGGGAGCCGCGCCGTGATGCCCAAACACAGCTACGCGATTCGATCGGGTGAGATCGAGGTGCGGGTCGGCGAACCCATCGAGGTGGGCGATCTGACGGCGTCGGATCGAAACGCGCTGCGCGACCGCGCGCGCCAGGCGGTCGCAGATCTCATGTCCGGACCGTCACCAGGGCAGGCCAACGGGGCGCTCGCGTTGCCACTCGCCCCCGCCGCCCCGGCAACCGGGCCCGACGTCAAGGAGGAGCAGCCGTGTCCGCGATCACGGAAGTGA
- a CDS encoding septum formation initiator family protein → MLSGEGALGILRKLVLPVIAGAAVYYAVFGGEHSMIELGSARSQVRQEQRALDLLRAEVDSLTARADSLRNDPLTLERLVRERHGMIREGEILYRFADDVGAEEPDDSTGSR, encoded by the coding sequence ATCCTATCCGGGGAGGGCGCTCTGGGCATCCTGAGGAAGCTGGTCCTGCCGGTCATCGCGGGAGCCGCCGTCTACTACGCGGTCTTCGGCGGCGAACACTCCATGATCGAGCTGGGATCCGCGCGCTCGCAGGTGAGGCAGGAACAGCGTGCCCTCGATCTGCTGCGGGCGGAGGTGGATTCGCTCACGGCCCGCGCCGACTCGCTGAGAAACGATCCGCTGACGCTGGAGCGCCTCGTGCGCGAGCGTCACGGGATGATTCGCGAGGGTGAGATCCTGTACCGCTTCGCGGACGATGTCGGCGCCGAGGAGCCGGACGATTCCACGGGAAGCCGGTAG
- the eno gene encoding phosphopyruvate hydratase, which yields MSAITEVKGREILDSRGTPTVEAEVTLATGARATAAVPSGASTGEHEAVELRDGDPIRYRGKGVRRAVAHVNGEIRGAVVGREAREQRSLDRALVELDGTPNKGRLGANAILSVSLATARAAALEAGQPLYRYLGGEAATVLPVPMMNILNGGAHAPNNVDIQEFMVMPVGADTFSEGLRVGTEIFHALRDVLSEAGRNTAVGDEGGFAPDLGGNEEAIEVVLTAIERAGYRPGDEVVLAIDAAASEFLRGDDYVLQGSGGGRLGREAMVAFWDDWTRRYPIASLEDALGENDWGGWGVLTRAIGERAQLVGDDLFVTSSERLRRGIREGVANAILIKVNQIGTLTETMDAIDLARASGYRCVISHRSGETEDTFIADLAVARATGQIKTGSASRSDRVAKYNRLLRIEEELGAAGSYPGRALWAS from the coding sequence GTGTCCGCGATCACGGAAGTGAAGGGGAGGGAGATCCTCGACTCCCGCGGAACCCCGACGGTGGAAGCCGAGGTGACCCTGGCGACCGGCGCGCGCGCGACCGCGGCGGTCCCCAGCGGGGCCTCCACCGGCGAGCACGAGGCGGTGGAACTGCGGGACGGAGACCCGATCCGCTACCGCGGCAAGGGCGTGCGCCGCGCGGTGGCTCACGTCAACGGCGAAATCCGCGGCGCCGTGGTCGGGAGGGAGGCCCGCGAGCAGCGCTCCCTGGACCGCGCGCTCGTGGAGCTCGACGGCACCCCCAACAAGGGCCGGCTCGGGGCGAACGCGATCCTGAGCGTGTCGCTGGCGACGGCGCGCGCGGCCGCCCTCGAGGCCGGGCAGCCCCTCTACCGCTACCTGGGCGGCGAGGCGGCCACCGTCCTTCCGGTCCCCATGATGAACATCCTGAACGGCGGCGCCCATGCGCCCAACAACGTCGACATCCAGGAATTCATGGTCATGCCGGTGGGCGCCGACACCTTCTCCGAGGGGCTGCGCGTGGGCACGGAGATCTTCCACGCCCTCCGCGACGTGCTCTCCGAAGCCGGCCGCAACACCGCCGTGGGCGACGAGGGCGGTTTTGCTCCCGATCTGGGCGGAAACGAGGAAGCGATCGAGGTGGTGCTCACGGCCATCGAGCGCGCCGGTTACCGGCCCGGCGACGAGGTCGTCCTCGCCATCGACGCCGCCGCCAGCGAATTCCTCCGAGGTGACGACTACGTCCTGCAGGGCTCCGGCGGCGGCCGCCTCGGCCGGGAGGCGATGGTGGCGTTCTGGGACGACTGGACCCGCCGCTACCCCATTGCTTCGCTCGAGGACGCGCTGGGTGAGAACGACTGGGGGGGATGGGGGGTATTGACCAGGGCCATCGGAGAACGCGCGCAGCTGGTCGGCGACGACCTCTTCGTCACCAGCAGCGAGCGGCTGCGGCGGGGGATCCGCGAGGGAGTTGCGAACGCCATCCTCATCAAGGTGAACCAGATCGGCACGCTGACGGAAACCATGGACGCCATCGACCTGGCTCGCGCCTCGGGCTACCGGTGCGTGATCTCACATCGCTCGGGCGAGACGGAGGACACGTTCATCGCCGACCTGGCCGTCGCGCGCGCAACCGGACAGATCAAGACGGGAAGCGCCAGCCGAAGCGACCGGGTGGCCAAGTACAACCGCCTGCTGCGCATCGAGGAGGAACTGGGAGCCGCGGGATCCTATCCGGGGAGGGCGCTCTGGGCATCCTGA